The following proteins are co-located in the Apium graveolens cultivar Ventura chromosome 5, ASM990537v1, whole genome shotgun sequence genome:
- the LOC141661276 gene encoding AP2/ERF and B3 domain-containing transcription factor At1g51120-like: MENLLNVTAHMFRKASGSNRLSHNQSCTKRARHDKTIHSSSFKGVVALMNGNWAAHVYAAHVYVNHNWICIGIFKTEEEADMAYESTTAKLLIDSLDKNLLKTENIAQEPNFQKQVCIADSLSCRSVNIFEAQRQQDCTRTRLFEKVLTPSDVGRLSRIVIPKIYASCFPCDSHELAFYDQSMTLWNFRYGVCKGSNSHVLSSGWKDFVQAKDLRSADKVIFFKCIHFETGSVVHSSFAINVEYNANRVQVEEANRGKYVVADGEKSHSKEGVQNFGLEQNHSGNAGTRLEMDIEADHDLNRTDSRKAPENCVMLFGVKIA; encoded by the exons ATGGAGAATCTCTTGAATGTCACAGCACATATGTTCCGCAAAGCTTCAGGTTCGAACAGATTGAGTCATAATCAATCATGTACCAAGCGTGCAAGGCATGATAAAACTATTCATAGCTCGAGTTTTAAGGGAGTCGTTGCTCTAATGAATGGAAACTGGGCAGCACATGTTTAT GCAGCACATGTTTATGTAAATCATAACTGGATTTGCATAGGGATTTTCAAGACAGAGGAGGAAGCTGACATGGCATATGAAAGCACAACCGCCAAACTTTTGATTGATAGCCTCGATAAAAACTTGCTAAAGACAGAAAACATTGCACAAGAACCAAATTTTCAGAAACAAGTCTGCATTGCTGATAGCCTTTCTTGCAGGTCTGTCAATATTTTCGAGGCACAGAGGCAACAAGATTGTACACGTACCCGTCTATTTGAAAAGGTACTTACTCCTAGCGACGTAGGTAGGCTCTCCAGAATTGTGATTCCGAAAATTTATGCTAGTTGCTTCCCATGCGATTCCCATGAGCTAGCTTTCTATGACCAGTCGATGACACTGTGGAATTTTCGCTATGGTGTCTGTAAGGGAAGTAACAGTCATGTCTTATCTAGTGGCTGGAAAGATTTTGTGCAAGCAAAGGATCTGAGATCAGCGGACAAAGTTATTTTCTTCAAGTGTATACATTTTGAGACAGGGTCAGTTGTTCACAGTTCTTTTGCTATTAATGTGGAATATAATGCTAATAGAGTACAAGTTGAGGAAGCCAACAGGGGAAAATATGTCGTTGCTGATGGCGAAAAATCGCATTCTAAGGAAGGGGTGCAGAACTTTGGTCTTGAACAGAATCACAGTGGAAATGCAGGTACCAGGCTCGAGATGGATATCGAGGCTGACCATGACTTGAACAGAACTGATTCCAGGAAAGCACCTGAGAATTGTGTCATGCTTTTCGGGGTGAAAATTGCTTAA